TCGTAAATCTTTTGGTAATATTCCTCCGGCTATGAACAGATGCCCCCCGCCTTCAAAGAATTCGGCAATTTTGTTACATTTTATAATAGTGTTTTCTTTTCTTCTTAATATCAGTGATCCATCAGGGAAAACCACAACCCCTAGATCACTGTTATCTCTTTCCATTATAATATCCAGTGCTTCTGAATAAGAGATCAGCTTACTTGAAAATCCAACTGAAACAATGTAATTGTTAATTTTCTTACTAACGATTGTTGGTTTTAGTTCATTAATTGCTTTCTTTTTCATAATCATATAATCTTTCCAATCTCTGTTCATTTCATAATCCCACAGAATTCCTTGAGCAAATTTATAAACTAACTTTTTAAGTTTCTCTTCATTTTGTGAATAGTTATAGAATGTTATTATATCAGTTAGTAACAATGAGATCGGATAAAGGTTTAAGTGAAAATCTGTATCTTTGCCAATCTCTGCGAGAATATCGTAAATTTTATCATCATTACCAAACTTTTTTCTCATCAGCTCAGATGCACAGTACGATGTATTTATATAAATCTCAGCGACATCTGATATAGATTTTTTCACATTCTCACGCCATTGATGATGGTCTATCCACACAATTCTCCAACCTTTATCTTTAAGCCTACTAAATGCACTGATTATTAATTGACTGACACTTTCCATTGGCATGAAATCTGTTATCACGATAGTACCTCTGTCCTCCTTTAACATAATCTCATTAAAAATATTCAGCATGTTGGCTATTTCATGTTCATAGTAATCAATTAAAAGGATTTGCGCACTAGGGTTTGCTCTTAAATATATTGCTGCACTCATTAACCCATCGCAATCTCTTTTATGTGAAAAGATATAATCCATTTAGATCTAAGTAAAAATCATACGACTTATTTAAAACTTTACTGCTAACACTTTAATTGAGAGATTGAAGGTTTGTTATCCAGTGTGAACGACGAGATATTGTTAAAAATTTAAACCGATTTAATTATTTAATCATTAACTTTAAATCTATATGAAACTTTAAGGCTTTGAGAAATATGACCAGCGAAAGAACTGAATCTAAAGCCTTAATGGTAGCGCTGACCTCTATGAACGCTGTTTTATATTTTGCTGGATCTTATGTAACGTCATATATTGAAAGTCCTTATGGAATAGGGCAATTTAGACCTGCAGTAGTGATACCATTCTATTTTGCAGTTGTGTTTGGACCTTATGTGGGTGGCGTAGGAGCTGCCATAGGTACTTTACTTGCCAGCATCTTAAGGTATGGCCAACCATGGTTAAGTCTTGTATCGGGTACGCCTGCCAATTTTATTAGCTTTTATTTAGTTGGTCTACTCCTCCATAAAAAATTCTCATGGACTAGGTTCATATTAGTGGCAATCGTGACATCTTTAATAGGGAATTCCATAGCTGCTCTAGGAGTTTTATTAGCAGCATATATTGGATTATATCCACCAATTCAGTTTGTTACCATGCTTCCTTTTTATTCACAACTTGGCTTTGTAATAGGTTTAACATTGTTTTGGTTCATTACAATGTCACCTTTTACTCTATTTCTTATACCGATTTTATTAAAATCAACAACTGTATTCTTGCCAGAGAACCTTGCAAAACAATTATCGTCTATTAACATCGAAAAAGAGTATAAAACATTAAGCATAACACTATTAATTATAGGCTTTCTCTCTTTAACGACCAGTTATGCAGCAACTTCATACCCAAGCATTTTAGGAGCTGCCAGCAGAACCACTATGGAGGCTATAAAAACACTTTTCCTAATTATAGGAGTGGCATTCGTTATTACGAGTATAATACTTCTAATAGTTGCAAAAATTAGAAGGTAGATCATAATCCTGAAGCATTTTTGCACTTTTTTAGTTTTTGTTCTTATTTAGTTTTAGCTAGTTGCGCATAAGTCTCCCACTGTTCATCAACCCATTTTTGTAATATTTTTATATCATCGTCGGTCATGCTTGAAAATCTACCCTGTACTTTTATGTACTGCTCTACTGGTTTTCTTCTCTTTTTATCCAGGAGCATCTTGCTTATTCCTGTTAATCTAAATTCTCCATTTTCTATCTCATATAATGGCCATAATCCTGTTTCTACTGCTAATTTTGCTATTTCGACTGTTTTGTCTGTAGGAATTTTCCATCCTGGTGGACAGGGTGCATGTAGATGTAAGTACTTTAATCCTCTATACGTTTTTGCCTTTTTCAATTTATCATAAAAGTCTATAGGATATGCTATTGATGCTGTTGCAACATAAGGTATTCTGTGTGCTGCCATTATCATTGGAACGTCTTTTTTGAACTCTCTTTTTCCAGTCCATGTGGTTGTCGTCCATGCTCCGAAGGGTGTTGCTCCACTCCTCTGAATACCTGTATTCATGTATGCTTCATTATCATAACATACGTAGATGAAATCATCACCTCTTTCTGCTGCTCCACTAAGTGCTTGTATTCCTATGTCTGCTGTTCCCCCATCTCCTGCCCATACAAGGACTGTAGTTTCTTTA
This region of Thermoprotei archaeon genomic DNA includes:
- the porB gene encoding pyruvate synthase subunit PorB gives rise to the protein MTSIREIPREEYLLPGTAACPGCGFTIGLRMALKALGPKVIMVVPAGCTSIIQSPYPYVSIGVPLLNIAFAAAASTASGIAAALEYKGDKETTVLVWAGDGGTADIGIQALSGAAERGDDFIYVCYDNEAYMNTGIQRSGATPFGAWTTTTWTGKREFKKDVPMIMAAHRIPYVATASIAYPIDFYDKLKKAKTYRGLKYLHLHAPCPPGWKIPTDKTVEIAKLAVETGLWPLYEIENGEFRLTGISKMLLDKKRRKPVEQYIKVQGRFSSMTDDDIKILQKWVDEQWETYAQLAKTK